From the Lolium rigidum isolate FL_2022 chromosome 2, APGP_CSIRO_Lrig_0.1, whole genome shotgun sequence genome, one window contains:
- the LOC124686972 gene encoding uncharacterized protein LOC124686972, whose protein sequence is MLKFLSKVVVEYNPLDPRKAAAVELLAQCNGRKAKDSNPACSVELRRLPTPPESEDPKAQPPPRVLVTYVNGSEEAFVAADGATAQGMRDQILSRGRLLETEQLFREAGEKWPVVIPEEELGMSFPGIKPKKAEEKPQA, encoded by the exons ATGCTCAAGTTCCTGTCCAAGGTGGTGGTGGAGTACAACCCGCTGGACCCGCgcaaggcggcggcggtggagctccTCGCGCAGTGCAACGGCCGCAAGGCCAAGGACTCCAATCCAGCCTGCTCCGTCGAGCTGCGGCGCCTGCCCACTCCGCCGGAATCCGAGGACCCCAAGGCCCAGCCGCCCCCGCGCGTCCTCGTCACCTACGTCAACGGCTCCGAGGAGGCCTTCGTCGCCGCTGACGGCGCCACCGCGCAGGGCATGCGCGACCAGATCCTCTCCCGAGGCCGTCTCCTCGAGACCGAGCAGCTCTTCCGTGAGGCCGGGGAGAAGTGGCCCGTCGTCATCCCTGAGGAGGAGCTCGGAATGTCCTTCCCCGGGATCAAG CCAAAGAAAGCAGAGGAGAAGCCCCAGGCTTAG
- the LOC124686973 gene encoding F-box protein At3g58530-like: MAAAAADEAWCRETFPQVMELVSPRLPQRDACALLSISPWCHRALTANPKLWEVLDLHEMKKAGERLISALSLARYCHLKVLNLEFAQDIDDRHFLHLKEMGAILLEELEFLNLNACQRISDNGIEAVTSLCPNLRALSIYWIVGLTDASIEHTVKNCKRIIDLSLSGCKNISDRGIHLVTDNYQGLQKLDITRCIKLTDEALQEVLQKCSALESLNLYALSSFTDEAYTKIGNLTRLTFLDLCGAQNLTDDGLTCISRCRSLTYLNLSWCVRVTDVGVIAIAQGCWSLELLSLFGILGVTDTCLEALSKSCSNSLTTLDVNGCTGIKRRSSTDLIQMFPFLSCFKVHS; this comes from the exons atggcggcggcggcggccgacgaggCGTGGTGCCGGGAGACCTTCCCTCAGGTGATGGAGCTGGTGAGCCCGCGCCTTCCTCAGCGCGACGCCTGCGCCCTGCTCTCCATCAGCCCCTGGTGCCACCGCGCCCTCACCGCCAACCCCAAGCTCTGGGAG GTACTTGACCTGCATGAGATGAAGAAAGCCGGCGAACGACTTATTTCAGCGCTTTCACTG GCAAGGTATTGTCATCTTAAAGTACTTAACCTTGAATTTGCTCAAGATATTGATGACCGACATTTTCTTCATCTAAAAGAAATG GGTGCTATCTTACTAGAAGAATTGGAATTCCTGAACCTAAATGCATGTCAGAGGATCTCTGATAATGGAATTGAAGCTGTTACCAGTCTTTGCCCTAATCTTCGAGCCCTGTCTATCTATTGGATTGTTGG ATTAACAGATGCAAGCATTGAACACACTGTGAAGAACTGCAAAAGGATAATAGACCTAAGTCTGAGTGGCTGTAAG AATATATCAGATAGAGGCATACATTTAGTTACTGATAATTATCAAGGATTACAAAAGTTGGACATAACCAG GTGCATTAAGTTGACAGATGAAGCTTTGCAAGAAGTTCTTCAGAAATGTTCTGCTCTTGAAAGCTTGAACCTTTATGCCCTTTCAAG TTTTACCGACGAGGCTTATACAAAGATAGGAAATTTAACCAGACTTACTTTTCTAGACTTATGTGGGGCCCAG AATCTAACTGACGACGGTCTTACCTGTATATCAAGATGCAGAAGTTTGACATATCTCAATTTGAGTTG GTGTGTACGTGTTACTGATGTTGGGGTCATAGCTATCGCACAAGGTTGTTGGTCCCTTGAACTACTAAG tttatttggaatacttgGGGTAACTGATACCTGTCTGGAGGCTTTGTCAAAATCTTGCTCAAATAGTCTCACGACTCTAGATGTAAATGGATGTACTGGTATTAAG AGGAGGAGCTCAACTGACCTGATTCAGATGTTTCCGTTCTTGAGTTGTTTCAAGGTGCACAGCTAG